A stretch of the Halorussus vallis genome encodes the following:
- a CDS encoding HD domain-containing protein: MTGDRPDYETQVREAFPEIEDVESESLRERIVEAWVLALERGGWRDVHDVPYAWNIHDVSNVEHVRGVTRIAAKSAEEQREFHGADPDEDVILAACLLHDVGKCYEYVDHVDDEKLLEPDPTYAAETIPHSLSGYALAHEVGCPLAVQRAIPHFLGEVPERTLEAELVKSANSASSNAITQSAMGITLQEWVEQYSQTQ, translated from the coding sequence ATGACTGGCGACCGGCCCGACTACGAAACCCAGGTGCGCGAGGCGTTTCCCGAGATCGAGGACGTCGAGAGCGAGTCGCTCCGCGAGCGGATCGTCGAGGCGTGGGTGCTGGCGCTCGAACGCGGCGGTTGGCGGGACGTCCACGACGTTCCCTACGCCTGGAACATCCACGACGTGAGCAACGTCGAGCACGTTCGCGGGGTGACCCGAATCGCGGCGAAATCCGCGGAGGAACAGCGGGAGTTCCACGGCGCCGACCCCGACGAGGACGTGATACTGGCGGCCTGCCTGCTCCACGACGTGGGCAAGTGCTACGAGTACGTCGACCACGTCGACGACGAGAAACTGCTCGAACCGGACCCGACCTACGCCGCCGAGACGATTCCCCACTCGCTGTCGGGGTACGCGCTGGCCCACGAGGTCGGCTGTCCGCTCGCGGTCCAGCGCGCGATTCCGCACTTCCTCGGCGAGGTCCCCGAGCGCACGCTGGAGGCCGAACTGGTCAAGAGCGCGAACTCGGCGTCTTCGAACGCCATCACGCAGTCGGCGATGGGCATCACCCTCCAGGAGTGGGTCGAGCAGTACAGCCAGACCCAGTAG
- a CDS encoding M24 family metallopeptidase yields the protein MGFYQRDFMEGTRGTMGVDWEERIDFQRMRAERKERAVERMREAGLGSMLLINDPNVRYVTGLAMTGGSGADHYTLLTEDGDVVHWDTADHASNQRFNCPWLDDIRYAAPGLGNVPRASGRDSARDWLKGKMADLIVEAMDEYGVKKEPMGIDVGNQALISKFEDRDVDVRPGECAQVMEDARKVKTRDEIECLRMVAALCEAGFQRITETAKPGMRESEVWGEATKELWRLGAMVQGGYVTSGPNTWPKHQANTTDRVIRPGDLVYADFYNIGFMGYRSCYYRTFSVGEPTAAQREAYEKARDDLYDVLERIEPGATTDDICEGFPDEEGEHMDWYGAEDFWEMTTNHWAHGLGLQLYEVPLIWRGISPDHPIEIEEGMTMAVETMRPADRQGVRVEEMVVVRENGVEILSQWPVEEITTIEH from the coding sequence ATGGGTTTCTATCAGCGCGACTTCATGGAAGGTACCCGCGGGACGATGGGCGTCGACTGGGAGGAGCGCATCGACTTCCAGCGGATGCGCGCCGAGCGCAAGGAACGCGCCGTCGAACGGATGCGCGAGGCCGGCCTCGGCAGCATGCTCCTGATAAACGACCCGAACGTCAGGTACGTGACCGGCCTCGCCATGACCGGCGGGAGCGGCGCCGACCACTACACCCTCCTCACGGAGGACGGCGACGTGGTCCACTGGGACACCGCCGACCACGCGAGCAACCAGCGGTTCAACTGTCCGTGGCTCGACGACATTCGGTACGCCGCGCCGGGCCTGGGCAACGTCCCCCGCGCTTCCGGGCGAGATTCGGCCCGCGATTGGCTCAAGGGCAAGATGGCCGACCTGATCGTCGAAGCGATGGACGAGTACGGCGTGAAGAAGGAGCCGATGGGCATCGACGTGGGCAATCAGGCCCTGATTTCGAAGTTCGAGGACCGGGACGTCGACGTCCGTCCCGGCGAGTGCGCGCAGGTGATGGAGGACGCCCGGAAGGTCAAGACCCGCGACGAGATCGAGTGCCTGCGGATGGTTGCGGCGCTCTGCGAGGCCGGCTTCCAGCGCATCACCGAAACCGCCAAGCCCGGCATGCGCGAGTCGGAGGTCTGGGGCGAGGCGACCAAGGAACTCTGGCGTCTCGGCGCGATGGTCCAGGGCGGCTACGTCACCTCGGGGCCGAACACCTGGCCCAAACACCAGGCCAACACGACCGACCGCGTCATCCGGCCCGGCGACCTGGTCTACGCCGACTTCTACAACATCGGGTTCATGGGCTACCGGTCGTGTTACTACCGCACCTTCAGCGTCGGCGAACCCACCGCGGCCCAGCGGGAGGCCTACGAGAAGGCCCGCGACGACCTCTACGACGTGCTCGAACGCATCGAACCCGGCGCGACCACCGACGACATCTGCGAGGGGTTCCCCGACGAGGAGGGCGAGCACATGGACTGGTACGGCGCCGAGGACTTCTGGGAGATGACGACGAACCACTGGGCCCACGGACTGGGCCTCCAACTGTACGAAGTGCCGCTCATCTGGCGGGGCATCTCGCCCGACCACCCCATCGAGATCGAGGAGGGGATGACGATGGCCGTCGAGACGATGCGACCGGCCGACCGCCAGGGGGTCCGGGTCGAGGAGATGGTCGTCGTCCGCGAGAACGGCGTCGAGATACTGAGCCAGTGGCCCGTCGAGGAGATCACGACCATCGAGCACTGA
- a CDS encoding class I adenylate-forming enzyme family protein: MDYRRVFERTVRNHGSDTAVVTDDGREFTYREFDRRTTRLANVLQERLGSVPCAVLALNGPPAVESMLAGIKRGVETVQLPFRGRAGELVTMAETAGARGLVFDDANADTAVEMLDRGEFDVGLHAGEATVERDDVVSYEAALADAADDLADELPVADDCAVFYTSGTTSVPKAISFDQRQMWLGAMQVVMEHGIDETDVALVTTPWYHMVTSDAWLYPHFLAGATVVLHSSFDPTEALELIEDHAVTGLLAVPTQLTALNDVQAEAGYDVDSLTYIRTGGAIVTPELVERTKRLLTEGVYNTYGMTEAGPDLAFAHPSAQDDHPGTIGKESFSWEIRVVEAAPITEHPDPTATVDPGERGEIIARGPGMAEGYIDNDEAERKSFFDGWLRTRDVARVDEDGYLYVVDRVDNMFTSGGENVYPAEVERALEDHDTVEEACVVGVADDHWGNVVSAVVVCDGSATADDFEEFCLANDSLADFKRPREYAITDEPLPRTDTGTIKRERIRSEHFE; this comes from the coding sequence ATGGATTACAGGCGGGTCTTCGAGCGGACGGTCCGGAATCACGGGAGCGACACCGCGGTCGTCACGGACGACGGCCGCGAGTTCACCTATCGGGAGTTCGACCGCCGAACCACCCGGTTGGCGAACGTGCTCCAGGAGCGACTCGGCTCGGTGCCGTGCGCCGTCCTCGCGCTCAACGGACCGCCGGCGGTCGAGTCGATGCTCGCCGGCATCAAGCGCGGCGTCGAGACGGTCCAACTCCCCTTCCGGGGTCGCGCCGGCGAACTGGTGACCATGGCGGAGACGGCGGGCGCCCGCGGCCTGGTGTTCGACGACGCCAACGCCGACACCGCCGTCGAGATGCTCGACCGCGGCGAGTTCGACGTGGGCCTTCACGCCGGGGAGGCGACCGTCGAGCGCGACGACGTCGTCTCCTACGAGGCGGCGCTCGCCGACGCGGCCGACGACCTGGCCGACGAACTCCCGGTCGCCGACGATTGTGCGGTCTTCTACACCAGCGGGACGACGAGCGTGCCCAAGGCCATCTCGTTCGACCAGCGCCAGATGTGGCTCGGCGCGATGCAGGTGGTGATGGAGCACGGTATCGACGAGACCGACGTCGCGCTCGTGACGACGCCCTGGTACCACATGGTGACCTCCGACGCGTGGCTCTACCCCCACTTCCTCGCGGGGGCGACCGTCGTCCTCCACTCCAGTTTCGACCCGACGGAGGCGCTCGAACTTATCGAGGACCACGCCGTGACCGGACTGCTCGCGGTGCCGACCCAGTTGACCGCGCTCAACGACGTCCAGGCCGAGGCGGGCTACGACGTCGACTCGCTGACGTACATCCGGACGGGCGGCGCCATCGTCACCCCTGAACTCGTCGAACGGACGAAGCGGCTGCTCACCGAGGGCGTCTACAACACCTACGGCATGACCGAGGCCGGTCCGGACCTGGCGTTCGCCCATCCGTCGGCTCAGGACGACCACCCCGGCACCATCGGCAAGGAATCGTTCTCCTGGGAGATTCGGGTCGTCGAAGCGGCGCCCATCACCGAACACCCCGACCCGACCGCGACGGTCGACCCCGGCGAGCGGGGCGAGATCATCGCCCGCGGGCCGGGGATGGCCGAGGGGTACATCGACAACGACGAGGCCGAGCGCAAGAGCTTCTTCGACGGCTGGCTCCGGACGCGGGACGTCGCGCGGGTCGACGAGGACGGCTACCTCTACGTCGTCGACCGGGTCGACAACATGTTCACCAGCGGCGGCGAGAACGTCTACCCCGCCGAGGTCGAGCGGGCGCTGGAGGACCACGACACCGTCGAGGAGGCGTGCGTGGTGGGCGTCGCCGACGACCACTGGGGCAACGTCGTCAGCGCGGTCGTCGTCTGCGACGGGTCGGCCACCGCGGACGACTTCGAGGAGTTCTGCCTGGCCAACGACTCGCTGGCCGACTTCAAGCGCCCGCGCGAGTACGCCATCACCGACGAACCGCTCCCCCGAACCGACACGGGGACCATCAAGCGCGAACGAATCCGCAGCGAGCACTTCGAGTAA
- a CDS encoding cupin domain-containing protein, translating to MYEKTSLSDLETREVEDVEPRLKAVGYELRPEKMRPSVWEFEAGESNNRHRQREQEELYYVVDGEFSMTVESEAGDRDTFDLDAGDVVVVPPESWRQLEAKEAGTVLVVGAPNAKDDAVTEE from the coding sequence ATGTACGAGAAGACCAGCCTCTCGGACCTCGAAACGCGCGAGGTCGAGGACGTCGAACCCCGACTCAAGGCGGTGGGCTACGAACTCCGCCCGGAGAAGATGCGCCCGAGCGTCTGGGAGTTCGAGGCGGGCGAATCCAACAACCGACACCGCCAGCGCGAACAGGAGGAACTCTACTACGTCGTCGACGGCGAGTTCTCGATGACCGTCGAGTCCGAGGCGGGCGACCGGGATACCTTCGACCTCGACGCGGGGGACGTCGTGGTCGTTCCGCCCGAATCGTGGCGCCAACTGGAGGCGAAGGAAGCCGGGACCGTGCTGGTGGTCGGCGCACCGAACGCGAAGGACGACGCCGTCACGGAGGAGTGA
- a CDS encoding ABC transporter ATP-binding protein, producing the protein MTLLEVDGIDVAYGNVQVIWDVSFDVTEGETVALLGANGAGKTTVLKTICGPLAPTAGDIRFNGESIADLPQDEVVPKGITHIPEGREIFPDSTVRENLKLGAYAKRRGMDDRLEDVYDIFPRLQERMKQRAGTLSGGEQQMLAIGRGLMSDPDLILLDEASLGLAPVLVDDVFDAIERINETGTTVLLVEQDLENALRIADRGYVLESGRISLTGPAAELSDDERVRASYLGA; encoded by the coding sequence ATGACACTCCTCGAAGTCGACGGGATCGACGTCGCGTACGGAAACGTGCAGGTCATCTGGGACGTGAGCTTCGACGTCACGGAGGGCGAGACGGTCGCGCTCCTCGGGGCGAACGGCGCGGGCAAGACCACGGTGTTGAAGACCATCTGCGGACCGCTGGCGCCGACGGCCGGCGACATCCGATTCAACGGCGAGTCGATCGCCGACCTTCCCCAGGACGAGGTCGTCCCGAAGGGCATCACCCACATCCCGGAAGGCCGGGAGATCTTCCCCGACAGCACGGTCCGCGAGAACCTCAAACTCGGCGCCTACGCCAAGCGCCGGGGGATGGACGACCGACTCGAAGACGTGTACGACATCTTCCCGCGGTTGCAAGAGCGGATGAAACAGCGCGCGGGCACCCTCTCGGGCGGCGAACAGCAGATGCTCGCCATCGGCCGCGGCCTGATGAGCGACCCCGACCTCATCCTGCTCGACGAGGCGAGCCTCGGCCTCGCGCCGGTGCTCGTCGACGACGTGTTCGACGCCATCGAGCGCATCAACGAGACCGGGACGACCGTCCTGCTGGTCGAACAGGACCTCGAGAACGCCCTCCGCATCGCCGACCGGGGGTACGTCCTGGAGTCGGGTCGCATCTCGCTGACCGGCCCGGCCGCGGAGCTATCCGACGACGAGCGGGTCAGAGCCTCCTACCTGGGCGCATAG
- a CDS encoding DUF4013 domain-containing protein produces MSRRLISESAEFSAKARTLLLGGFLVTTGNVLFVFFVVGYLVKVVEVNANRRTSVPEIGGLKELTVDGLAGLAIWTTCHLPALLTLFYMGEVFFITTDGFRESASDSYLVSLFDLFGIDALSEDYFTALVDWLGIGIGGAGGVSRDLLRILQDVAVATNTVPSAYLAGDPHGIEGGLRLAYVASLLFGLYLTPAMMAYYADRGTAVSTEGIRRVSRFVFSYRYVKNWLVASALWTTSGFLFVLWNAWRTNPRLVRRPEWTIERVGFLPVVRVPTQLGMVSTLFLLSAGILSFAFLVIGYSLVGTAWGDSQTERRS; encoded by the coding sequence ATGAGCCGACGGCTGATTTCGGAGTCTGCCGAGTTTTCTGCGAAAGCGAGAACGCTACTCCTCGGCGGATTTCTCGTCACGACCGGGAACGTCCTCTTCGTCTTCTTCGTCGTCGGATACCTGGTCAAGGTCGTAGAGGTGAACGCGAATCGCCGAACGTCCGTCCCCGAAATCGGGGGGTTGAAAGAGTTGACAGTCGACGGACTCGCGGGCCTCGCGATATGGACGACGTGTCACCTACCGGCGTTGCTCACCCTGTTTTACATGGGTGAAGTGTTCTTCATCACGACTGACGGCTTCCGAGAGTCGGCTTCGGACAGTTACCTCGTTTCGCTGTTCGACCTCTTCGGAATCGACGCGCTTTCGGAGGATTACTTCACCGCTCTCGTGGACTGGTTGGGAATCGGAATCGGCGGAGCGGGCGGTGTCTCCCGGGACCTCCTCCGAATCCTGCAGGACGTCGCCGTCGCAACGAACACGGTTCCGTCCGCGTACCTAGCCGGCGACCCACACGGCATCGAAGGGGGACTGCGGTTGGCGTACGTCGCTTCGCTACTGTTCGGACTGTATCTCACGCCCGCGATGATGGCTTACTACGCCGACCGCGGGACCGCAGTCTCTACGGAGGGGATACGGCGCGTATCGCGGTTCGTCTTCAGTTACCGCTACGTCAAGAATTGGCTCGTCGCGTCGGCCCTCTGGACCACGAGCGGTTTTCTCTTCGTACTGTGGAACGCCTGGCGGACGAACCCGCGTTTAGTCCGCAGGCCGGAGTGGACCATCGAACGAGTAGGGTTTCTTCCCGTGGTCCGGGTTCCGACTCAACTGGGGATGGTCAGCACCCTGTTCTTGCTGTCGGCAGGGATACTTTCGTTCGCTTTCCTCGTCATCGGTTACTCGCTTGTAGGAACTGCGTGGGGCGACAGTCAAACCGAACGCCGGTCGTGA
- a CDS encoding DUF4013 domain-containing protein — protein MGEDGRRTPAPYFEQLEEQVKTALLGGFLWYYGTVTVVPLIFVWGYLIGVLRRSTRAEKGYPSFSEWRVMFWDGVKAYGIWSVYLSIPIISITLEERGTVESGKIMAAFLVLLAGGGILAILVPYGGEALGIIGQKRDEIPGPIFDQIAVQWDRFLLLLLVWYVTPAALMKLSTRSNFFDGFDFTSLRTILTDRRYVLAWPFFLLSWLVGYLFLPLTANTLSNAVWSTGRRYGFLGLGNVFAEAIVTIFSIFSFCFLVASFTIIGRVWATIQTESESDAVGDEG, from the coding sequence ATGGGGGAAGACGGCCGGCGAACGCCTGCGCCTTATTTCGAGCAGTTGGAGGAGCAGGTCAAGACTGCGCTGCTCGGGGGGTTCCTCTGGTACTACGGGACCGTCACGGTCGTCCCGTTGATCTTCGTCTGGGGGTACCTGATCGGCGTTCTCCGTCGTTCGACGCGAGCGGAGAAGGGGTACCCGTCGTTCTCGGAGTGGCGTGTGATGTTCTGGGACGGAGTGAAGGCGTACGGCATTTGGTCGGTGTACCTCTCTATTCCGATAATAAGCATCACGCTCGAAGAGCGGGGAACGGTAGAAAGCGGGAAGATCATGGCCGCGTTCTTGGTGCTGCTCGCGGGTGGAGGTATACTGGCGATTCTGGTCCCGTACGGAGGTGAAGCGCTGGGCATCATCGGTCAGAAACGCGACGAAATTCCGGGACCCATTTTCGACCAAATCGCAGTTCAGTGGGACCGCTTCCTGTTACTGTTGTTGGTCTGGTACGTCACTCCGGCGGCGTTGATGAAACTGTCCACCCGTAGTAACTTCTTCGACGGTTTCGACTTCACCTCGCTCCGTACCATCCTCACGGACAGACGGTACGTACTCGCGTGGCCGTTCTTTCTCCTCAGTTGGCTAGTCGGATACCTGTTCCTTCCGCTGACGGCGAACACCCTCTCGAATGCCGTCTGGAGTACGGGCCGAAGATACGGGTTTCTCGGACTGGGCAACGTGTTTGCCGAAGCTATCGTCACCATCTTCTCTATCTTCTCGTTCTGCTTCCTGGTCGCATCTTTCACCATAATCGGACGAGTGTGGGCCACCATCCAGACCGAAAGCGAGTCCGACGCGGTCGGAGACGAAGGATGA
- a CDS encoding branched-chain amino acid ABC transporter permease: protein MMDPVADRWAAAGRRGKVGAALVVLLLAAVPLVTTPYITEIVLTGLVLVMLGVSWNMLAGYAGQISLGHAAFFGLGAFVTAWLVSPSGAGLPESIAQPALVAIFVGALVAALLALLVGPIMFRLRGHYFAIGTLALATIIQLILVDQRQYTGGSTGYFITGGPDDLVMYLVALALTLVTVVVTYAVVESRPGLGMKAIHDDESAASSLGVNPLKYKMFAFVLSSFFAGLAGGLYAQYTAFISPDSTLGVVWTIDTLVVVILGGMGTMAGPLLGAALFIVLDNFLSSIVGGLATSVEGALIILFVIFLPGGLYGFVRDRTSDERPPASGEPSVDGRSSDD, encoded by the coding sequence ATGATGGACCCGGTCGCCGACCGATGGGCGGCGGCGGGCCGGCGCGGCAAGGTCGGAGCCGCCCTGGTGGTCCTGCTGCTTGCGGCCGTGCCGCTCGTGACCACGCCCTACATCACCGAAATCGTGCTCACCGGGCTGGTGTTGGTGATGCTCGGCGTCTCGTGGAACATGCTGGCAGGCTACGCGGGTCAGATATCGCTGGGGCACGCCGCCTTCTTCGGACTCGGGGCGTTCGTCACCGCCTGGCTGGTCTCGCCCAGCGGCGCGGGGTTGCCCGAGAGCATCGCCCAGCCGGCGCTGGTCGCGATATTCGTCGGCGCGCTCGTCGCCGCGCTGCTCGCGCTGCTGGTCGGCCCGATCATGTTCCGGCTCCGCGGCCACTACTTCGCCATCGGAACGCTCGCGCTCGCGACCATCATCCAGCTCATCCTGGTCGACCAGCGCCAGTACACCGGCGGGTCGACGGGCTACTTCATCACCGGCGGTCCCGACGACCTCGTGATGTACCTGGTGGCGCTGGCGCTCACGCTGGTGACCGTCGTGGTCACGTACGCGGTGGTCGAGAGCCGACCCGGCCTGGGGATGAAGGCCATCCACGACGACGAGAGCGCCGCGAGCAGTCTCGGGGTCAACCCGCTGAAGTACAAGATGTTCGCGTTCGTGCTCTCGTCGTTCTTCGCCGGCCTCGCCGGCGGGCTCTACGCCCAGTACACCGCGTTCATCAGTCCCGACTCCACGCTCGGCGTCGTCTGGACCATCGACACGCTGGTCGTCGTCATCCTCGGCGGGATGGGGACGATGGCCGGCCCGCTCCTCGGGGCGGCGCTGTTCATCGTCCTCGACAACTTCCTCAGCTCCATCGTCGGCGGACTCGCCACGAGCGTCGAGGGCGCGCTCATCATCCTGTTCGTCATCTTCCTCCCCGGTGGGCTCTACGGGTTCGTCCGCGACCGGACGTCTGACGAGCGGCCGCCGGCCTCCGGCGAACCGTCGGTCGACGGTCGCTCGTCGGACGACTGA
- a CDS encoding gamma carbonic anhydrase family protein: MIRSFDGTTPEIADSAYVDEAAVVIGDVVVADDASVWPNATLRGDSGRIVVGTRANVQDNAVLHEAAALEPDATVGHSAIVHDATVAEGALVGMNAVVLDGARVGEGAVVGAGAVVTEGTEVPPTTLVTGVPAEPKAELDDLDTTATAAHYAELAKRYEATSERLD, translated from the coding sequence GTGATACGGTCGTTCGACGGTACGACTCCGGAAATCGCGGACTCCGCCTACGTCGACGAGGCGGCGGTCGTCATCGGCGACGTCGTCGTGGCGGACGACGCCAGCGTCTGGCCGAACGCGACGCTCCGGGGAGACAGCGGTCGCATCGTCGTGGGAACGCGGGCGAACGTCCAGGACAACGCCGTGCTCCACGAGGCGGCCGCGCTCGAACCCGACGCGACGGTCGGACACAGCGCCATCGTCCACGACGCGACGGTCGCCGAGGGCGCGCTCGTCGGCATGAACGCGGTCGTCCTCGACGGCGCCCGGGTCGGCGAAGGGGCCGTCGTCGGGGCCGGAGCGGTCGTGACCGAGGGCACCGAGGTGCCGCCCACGACGCTCGTGACGGGGGTTCCGGCCGAACCGAAGGCCGAACTCGACGACCTCGATACGACCGCGACCGCGGCACACTACGCGGAACTGGCGAAACGGTACGAAGCGACGTCCGAACGTCTCGACTGA
- a CDS encoding dCTP deaminase encodes MRPSELTTFVEGLLHEETQVTERGLDLTAAEIYEIAEPGRVDFGGGELEDARLEPHDKEWRDEDDDYRWWHLDGGQYLLEYNESFATDRRLTVQTRDELRERGAFHPTLEVQELRRVPLSVAAGGLRIKENARVSTLLSPEEGAE; translated from the coding sequence ATGCGACCCAGCGAACTCACGACGTTCGTGGAGGGCCTGCTCCACGAGGAAACCCAGGTGACCGAGCGCGGCCTCGACCTGACGGCGGCCGAAATCTACGAGATCGCGGAACCCGGCCGGGTCGACTTCGGCGGCGGCGAACTCGAAGACGCGAGGCTCGAACCCCACGACAAGGAGTGGCGCGACGAGGACGACGACTACCGATGGTGGCACCTCGACGGCGGCCAGTACCTCTTAGAGTACAACGAGTCGTTCGCGACCGACCGACGGCTGACGGTCCAGACCCGCGACGAACTCCGCGAGCGCGGCGCGTTCCACCCCACGCTGGAGGTGCAGGAACTGCGGCGGGTGCCGCTCTCGGTCGCCGCCGGAGGTCTTCGCATCAAGGAGAACGCCCGCGTCTCGACGCTGCTGTCGCCCGAAGAGGGGGCCGAGTGA
- a CDS encoding UbiA family prenyltransferase → MSASPSRRTLRGLAAYVRPAFMLPAVGMSAVGGLLAPTFEPLPAALHAAAVGLALYAAHLNDGYVDAHVRGEEEPKLSRRGNRSAVAATTLVLLVTLGGLAATAGPASAVVTAPLWLLAAFHAPYLDVHPLTVTTDYPLGIGLVLVGGYLAQATTLSALVAAVAVVFVVLLSGVKISVDRLDYAFDRSIGKRTVPVAVGEETAAVASAAVLTFASVLVGGFVTVGVFPPAAATAAAFPALAGVAGLAVSTERAVRFQMLLTYPFTAILVAACCTARTCALGAALLGPSGIV, encoded by the coding sequence ATGAGCGCGAGTCCGTCACGTCGAACGCTCCGCGGGTTGGCGGCGTACGTTCGGCCCGCGTTCATGCTCCCGGCGGTCGGGATGTCGGCTGTCGGCGGGCTGTTGGCCCCGACCTTCGAACCCCTGCCGGCCGCGCTCCACGCGGCGGCGGTCGGCCTCGCGCTGTACGCGGCGCATCTGAACGACGGGTACGTCGACGCCCACGTGCGGGGTGAAGAGGAACCGAAGCTGAGTCGCCGGGGGAACCGGTCGGCCGTCGCCGCGACCACCCTCGTTCTCCTGGTCACGCTCGGCGGACTCGCGGCGACGGCGGGACCCGCCTCCGCGGTCGTCACCGCGCCGCTGTGGCTGCTGGCCGCGTTTCACGCGCCGTACCTCGACGTTCACCCGCTCACGGTCACGACCGACTACCCCCTCGGAATCGGACTCGTCCTGGTCGGCGGATATCTCGCCCAGGCGACGACGCTCTCGGCGCTCGTCGCCGCCGTCGCGGTCGTGTTCGTCGTGTTGCTCTCGGGCGTCAAGATCTCGGTCGACCGCCTCGACTACGCCTTCGACCGCTCCATCGGCAAGCGGACGGTGCCGGTCGCGGTCGGCGAGGAAACCGCGGCCGTCGCCTCTGCCGCCGTCCTGACGTTCGCGTCGGTGCTGGTGGGCGGGTTCGTCACCGTCGGCGTCTTTCCGCCCGCCGCCGCGACCGCCGCGGCGTTTCCGGCGCTGGCCGGCGTCGCCGGCCTCGCCGTGTCGACGGAACGGGCGGTTCGGTTCCAGATGTTGCTAACCTACCCGTTCACCGCGATTCTGGTCGCCGCCTGCTGTACGGCGAGGACCTGCGCGCTCGGCGCGGCGCTCCTCGGCCCGTCGGGTATCGTCTGA
- a CDS encoding EthD domain-containing protein, which translates to MYKHVALLVRQEGMSHEEFVDHWQNEHTPIAREIEGVVRYQTVLPTDPENAEFDGLAELYFEDLDALHDALGSEGSRDYDPEKGKAKEAREDVNNFLDIDRRPRFIGEEVIQKDEVDGDTDGLYKHSAFLVRQDGMSHEEFVDYWQNNHTPIAREIEGVVRYATVLPTDPENAEFDGIAELYFEDLDKLYDALGSEGSRDYDPEKGKAKEAREDVNNFLAIDERPRFIGRERLVKDETSE; encoded by the coding sequence ATGTACAAGCACGTGGCCCTGCTCGTCCGCCAAGAAGGGATGTCCCACGAGGAGTTCGTGGACCACTGGCAGAACGAACACACCCCAATCGCCAGGGAGATAGAGGGCGTCGTGCGCTATCAGACCGTCCTGCCGACCGACCCCGAGAACGCCGAGTTCGACGGCCTCGCCGAACTCTACTTCGAGGACCTCGACGCGCTCCACGACGCGCTGGGGAGCGAGGGAAGTCGGGACTACGACCCCGAGAAGGGGAAGGCGAAGGAGGCCCGCGAGGACGTGAACAACTTCCTCGACATCGACCGCCGCCCGCGGTTCATCGGTGAGGAGGTCATCCAGAAGGACGAGGTCGACGGCGACACCGACGGCCTCTACAAGCACTCGGCGTTCCTCGTCCGTCAGGACGGGATGAGCCACGAGGAGTTCGTCGACTACTGGCAGAACAACCACACCCCCATCGCCCGGGAGATAGAGGGCGTGGTCCGGTACGCCACGGTCCTCCCCACCGACCCCGAGAACGCCGAGTTCGACGGTATCGCCGAACTCTACTTCGAGGACCTCGATAAACTGTACGACGCGCTGGGAAGCGAGGGGAGTCGGGACTACGACCCCGAGAAGGGCAAAGCGAAGGAGGCCCGCGAGGACGTGAACAACTTCCTGGCCATCGACGAGCGTCCGCGGTTCATCGGTCGGGAGCGACTGGTGAAAGACGAGACGAGCGAGTGA